From a single Gimesia fumaroli genomic region:
- a CDS encoding DUF255 domain-containing protein, giving the protein MDCNQNTKWWFALILATCFINSNWNHQMLSANDDSQKAPQQPSSDSPESPKETAKFTNRLSKETSPYLLLHQHNPVDWYPWGPEAFEKAKQENKIIFLSIGYSSCYWCHVMERLVFENPEIAKYMNENFVNIKVDREERPDIDDIYMTSLSVYFHLIGAPANGGWPLSMFLTPEREPFAGGTYFPPTDQGGQMSFPRVLQRVNQLWSADKKQVEQSATIIAKEVARLQKEEAATEAIAIESKLVSAGVRSINAGYDSEFGGIDFSEVTPNAPKFPTSSKLVLLQYDLEAPSNDATAAESAKVLYHTLDAMANGGIYDHLGGGFHRYSTDRYWHVPHFEKMLYDNGQLASLYANAFAQTGNVQYKQVTEGIIDFVLRELTDPQGGFYSALDAETDGVEGEHYAWSKAELKTALDDNYNLFAEFYGLNEPARFEHGFVLHRVTSLEALAEKQKTTPAALETRLAAMRQKLHTLRNQRKPLLKDDKILISWNGLMIEGMATAGRVLKRHDYTAAAEKAAQFILDQMRNDQGHLYRSYRSGQARLNAYLDDYAFLVQGLLALHEATGKQHWLDQARQLTDLQIELFWDQKEHGFFFTTHDHEQLIARTKNAYDAAIPSGNSISVRNLIRLSELTQEPKYRQHADQSLQLFGRIIKRYPARCAQLVQAVGEYLDSPLNQKQSAVPLPVGDFRLALTDAEEPEQLAAVNPGLELLAAAGLGQASPKKKLVTAKAYLSVDKLPAGKTCQVAIVLAIEDSWHINQNPPSPDFMVPTTFTIKSAQNIKLSKVKYPTGHAFKVAGFDEPLQVYEKQAIIRGTLTIPPGAAGKEEELELNVKYQACNDKTCIRPTTVSLKGKFRIAKPGEPIKQVNQKWFQPEKKN; this is encoded by the coding sequence ATGGATTGCAATCAAAATACAAAGTGGTGGTTCGCACTGATTCTCGCCACTTGTTTCATCAATTCAAACTGGAACCATCAAATGTTGTCTGCCAACGATGATTCTCAAAAAGCACCGCAGCAACCTTCATCTGACTCACCCGAATCTCCCAAAGAAACTGCGAAATTTACCAATCGTCTGTCAAAAGAGACCAGCCCTTACCTGCTGCTGCATCAACATAATCCCGTAGACTGGTATCCCTGGGGACCGGAGGCCTTTGAAAAAGCAAAGCAGGAAAACAAAATCATTTTCCTGTCGATTGGCTACAGCAGTTGTTACTGGTGCCATGTGATGGAACGCCTGGTTTTTGAAAATCCGGAAATTGCGAAATACATGAACGAGAATTTTGTGAATATCAAAGTAGATCGGGAAGAACGCCCGGACATCGACGATATTTACATGACCTCGTTAAGCGTTTACTTTCACCTGATCGGTGCTCCTGCCAATGGCGGCTGGCCTTTATCGATGTTTTTAACTCCGGAACGGGAACCGTTTGCCGGTGGTACTTATTTTCCTCCCACGGATCAGGGTGGCCAGATGAGTTTTCCCCGCGTTCTGCAACGCGTGAACCAACTCTGGTCAGCAGATAAAAAACAGGTCGAGCAGAGCGCCACGATCATCGCAAAAGAAGTCGCCCGTCTGCAAAAGGAAGAAGCCGCAACGGAAGCGATCGCGATTGAAAGTAAACTGGTCAGTGCAGGCGTCCGTTCCATCAACGCCGGTTACGACTCTGAATTTGGAGGCATCGATTTCTCTGAAGTCACACCAAATGCCCCCAAGTTTCCAACTTCGTCCAAGCTGGTACTGCTGCAGTATGACCTTGAAGCGCCTTCAAACGATGCCACCGCTGCTGAGTCAGCAAAGGTGTTGTACCACACTCTCGATGCAATGGCGAACGGCGGAATCTATGATCATCTGGGAGGCGGCTTTCACCGTTATAGTACCGACCGCTACTGGCATGTTCCACACTTTGAAAAAATGCTTTACGATAACGGGCAACTGGCATCATTGTATGCGAACGCGTTTGCGCAAACAGGCAACGTTCAATATAAGCAGGTCACCGAAGGCATCATTGATTTCGTGCTGCGGGAATTGACCGACCCTCAGGGGGGCTTTTATTCGGCCCTGGATGCGGAAACCGATGGCGTTGAAGGTGAGCACTACGCCTGGTCGAAAGCAGAACTCAAAACGGCATTGGACGATAACTATAACCTGTTCGCTGAATTCTATGGCTTGAATGAACCAGCGCGTTTCGAACACGGTTTTGTATTACATCGTGTGACTTCGCTGGAAGCACTCGCAGAAAAACAAAAGACGACTCCCGCCGCCCTCGAAACCAGACTCGCTGCGATGCGGCAAAAGCTGCATACGCTTCGAAACCAGAGAAAGCCGCTGTTAAAAGACGATAAAATTCTGATCAGCTGGAATGGTCTGATGATTGAAGGCATGGCGACTGCCGGTCGCGTTCTGAAACGCCACGATTATACTGCCGCTGCAGAAAAGGCAGCACAGTTCATTCTTGATCAGATGCGCAATGATCAAGGTCACCTGTACCGCAGTTATCGTTCCGGGCAGGCACGGTTAAACGCCTATCTTGATGACTATGCGTTTCTGGTTCAGGGACTGCTGGCACTGCATGAGGCAACCGGCAAACAGCATTGGCTGGATCAGGCACGTCAACTGACTGACCTGCAGATAGAACTCTTCTGGGATCAGAAAGAGCATGGGTTCTTTTTCACCACACACGACCATGAACAGTTAATCGCCCGCACCAAAAATGCCTATGATGCAGCGATTCCATCCGGCAACAGTATCAGCGTCCGCAATCTGATTCGTTTGTCCGAACTGACTCAGGAACCGAAATACCGACAGCACGCCGACCAGTCACTTCAACTGTTTGGCAGAATCATCAAACGCTACCCCGCTCGCTGTGCCCAACTGGTTCAAGCCGTCGGTGAATATCTGGATTCGCCCCTCAACCAGAAACAGTCCGCGGTTCCCCTTCCTGTTGGCGATTTTCGTTTAGCCCTGACTGACGCTGAAGAACCGGAACAATTGGCAGCCGTGAATCCCGGTCTCGAATTACTGGCGGCGGCAGGCTTGGGACAGGCCAGCCCCAAAAAGAAACTGGTCACTGCGAAAGCATATCTCTCCGTCGACAAACTGCCTGCAGGCAAAACCTGTCAGGTGGCGATTGTGCTCGCGATTGAGGACAGCTGGCACATCAACCAGAATCCTCCCAGCCCTGATTTTATGGTGCCAACCACGTTCACGATTAAGTCGGCTCAGAACATCAAATTATCAAAAGTGAAATACCCCACCGGGCATGCATTCAAAGTCGCAGGCTTTGATGAACCGCTTCAGGTTTACGAAAAGCAGGCCATCATTCGAGGTACGCTTACGATTCCACCCGGCGCAGCGGGAAAAGAGGAAGAACTTGAGCTGAATGTGAAGTATCAGGCCTGTAATGACAAAACCTGTATTCGCCCCACGACGGTCAGTCTGAAAGGGAAATTTCGGATTGCCAAACCGGGCGAACCCATCAAACAGGTTAACCAAAAATGGTTTCAGCCCGAAAAGAAAAACTGA
- the pyk gene encoding pyruvate kinase yields MNDTQYEEQPLVKTKIIATVGPASDSREMLRKLIIAGVDLFRLNFAHGKHDNLAEVVKNIHELSEELGKPIGILGDLSGPKIRLGVLPGDEIICRQNMSFRFIRGLETNHPQELTCTYESLITDLREGDPILLADGMVAMRVVEKSADGEFVECVVEREGIIRSRQGVNLPGVQLSTPCLTEKDLKDLAWGVEHGLDYIGLSFVRSADDITHLIDEIEKLNPVEPPHVVAKIEKIEAVSDIEQILKLTDAVMVARGDLGVEVDIERVPIIQKRIIHLCNQYRVPVITATQMLDSMQFNTFPTRAEASDVANAVLDGSDAVMLSGETAVGVSPLAAVSMMSRIVREAARILSSNLHSEETTSNRRLHAREVTEAVTLGAGITAEKLDADLMVTCTHEGKTAMALSKQRRTVPTVALTDRPSTARRITLYWGVTPLLTDVVDKSPQKILKYIVTYGKKLGFLSPGSQIVLISGTDWSSLGHDMLLVHEVK; encoded by the coding sequence ATGAACGACACTCAATATGAAGAACAGCCGCTCGTAAAAACGAAAATCATTGCCACGGTCGGCCCGGCTTCCGATTCGCGCGAAATGCTGCGAAAATTAATCATTGCCGGCGTAGATCTGTTTCGGCTGAACTTCGCCCATGGGAAACATGATAATCTGGCCGAAGTCGTCAAGAACATTCACGAGCTCTCAGAAGAACTGGGAAAGCCGATTGGAATTCTTGGCGATTTATCCGGACCGAAAATTCGACTGGGTGTCCTGCCGGGGGATGAAATCATCTGCCGGCAGAACATGAGTTTCCGCTTCATTCGTGGTCTGGAAACCAATCATCCACAGGAATTGACGTGCACTTACGAATCTTTAATCACCGACCTTCGCGAGGGTGACCCCATCCTGCTGGCTGACGGCATGGTTGCGATGCGCGTTGTGGAAAAATCCGCAGATGGAGAGTTTGTGGAGTGTGTGGTCGAACGGGAAGGCATCATCCGCAGCAGGCAGGGGGTAAACCTTCCGGGCGTCCAGCTCAGTACTCCCTGCCTGACAGAAAAAGACTTGAAAGACCTGGCCTGGGGTGTGGAACATGGTCTCGATTATATCGGTCTCAGTTTTGTTCGTTCTGCCGATGATATTACGCATCTGATCGATGAAATTGAGAAACTAAATCCGGTTGAGCCGCCACATGTCGTCGCTAAGATTGAAAAAATCGAAGCTGTCAGCGATATCGAACAGATTCTAAAACTGACCGACGCCGTGATGGTCGCACGCGGGGATCTGGGAGTTGAAGTGGATATCGAACGGGTTCCCATCATTCAAAAACGCATCATCCATCTTTGTAATCAATACCGCGTCCCCGTGATTACCGCCACACAGATGCTCGACAGCATGCAATTTAATACCTTTCCCACACGCGCTGAAGCCAGCGATGTTGCCAACGCCGTTCTGGATGGCAGCGATGCCGTCATGCTTTCTGGTGAAACCGCCGTGGGTGTCAGCCCGCTGGCAGCAGTCTCGATGATGAGCCGCATCGTTCGCGAGGCGGCCCGCATACTGTCATCCAATCTGCATTCAGAAGAAACAACCAGTAACCGCCGCTTACATGCCCGCGAAGTTACCGAAGCCGTGACACTCGGTGCCGGCATTACCGCAGAGAAACTGGACGCCGACCTGATGGTGACTTGTACCCACGAAGGGAAAACGGCGATGGCACTATCCAAACAGCGGCGAACTGTCCCCACGGTTGCTCTCACTGACCGGCCATCGACGGCCCGCCGGATTACACTGTACTGGGGTGTGACTCCGCTTTTGACAGATGTTGTTGATAAGTCACCACAAAAAATCCTGAAATATATCGTGACATATGGTAAGAAACTCGGATTTCTATCGCCGGGAAGTCAAATCGTCCTGATCTCCGGCACCGACTGGAGTTCGTTAGGCCACGATATGCTGCTCGTCCATGAAGTGAAATAG
- the tnpC gene encoding IS66 family transposase, with protein MNQKRSSLPNDVQSCHDMIHQLGETVGEQQREVEQLKHFIDRLLRQRFGARSEKIAPNQMSLFDEPDTPEEAAEPEDDEPPPTTVSAHRRRGGGRNKLPDHLPLERVEHDLTESEKRCPCCDQTRQRIGEISHEQLEFIPASLKVIEHVRFKYACRECEEHVALAPVPARPIAKGFAGPGLLSTILVGKYSDHLPLYRHESILSRNGVQLSRSTMSRWVLETAELLQPLIDLMKSRVLQSSVVHTDDTTIPVQDQRLSRTRTGRFWVYCGDVAHPYSVYDFTPNRERAGPQAFLEHFCGYLQADAYAGYEELYRSGRIHQVLCWAHARRKFYDARTVQPEAAHRALLFIQQLYAIEREAGVLKSDLPQPADCEHWWKRRWQLRQKQALPILEKFCDWLTETARSLLPKSPVAAAIQYLLSRWSGFTRYCTEGILSIDNNLAERTLRPCALGRKNYLFVGSDRGGQAAAVHYSLMASCKANEVEPFAYLRDVLTRITDHAADRLEELLPDQWLKQHPEAHYTRRR; from the coding sequence ATGAACCAGAAACGATCCTCATTGCCGAACGACGTCCAATCCTGCCATGATATGATTCACCAGTTGGGTGAGACCGTGGGAGAGCAACAGCGGGAAGTCGAGCAACTCAAACATTTCATTGATCGGCTGCTGCGACAGCGGTTTGGCGCCCGTTCTGAAAAGATCGCCCCCAATCAAATGAGTCTGTTTGACGAACCCGATACTCCAGAGGAAGCGGCCGAGCCCGAGGACGATGAACCTCCTCCCACGACGGTTTCCGCACATCGCCGTCGTGGCGGTGGCCGTAACAAGCTGCCCGATCATCTGCCTCTGGAACGGGTAGAGCATGACCTGACCGAATCGGAAAAACGCTGTCCCTGCTGCGACCAGACACGGCAGCGGATCGGAGAAATCAGCCACGAACAGTTAGAATTCATTCCTGCCAGCCTGAAAGTGATCGAGCACGTACGTTTCAAATACGCGTGCCGGGAGTGTGAAGAGCATGTGGCGCTGGCTCCAGTTCCTGCCCGGCCGATTGCCAAAGGCTTCGCCGGCCCCGGCTTGCTCTCGACGATCCTGGTGGGGAAATACTCAGATCATCTCCCCCTGTATCGTCATGAATCCATTCTCAGCCGGAATGGCGTACAGCTTTCGCGGAGCACGATGAGCCGCTGGGTCCTGGAAACCGCAGAATTACTGCAACCGCTGATTGATCTGATGAAAAGCCGGGTTTTGCAATCCAGCGTCGTACATACGGATGATACGACGATTCCCGTCCAGGACCAACGGCTTTCCCGCACGCGGACCGGCCGGTTCTGGGTTTACTGTGGCGATGTCGCGCACCCGTATTCGGTCTATGATTTCACCCCGAACCGGGAACGCGCCGGTCCCCAGGCGTTTTTAGAACACTTTTGCGGTTATCTGCAGGCAGACGCGTATGCCGGCTACGAAGAACTGTACCGGTCAGGCAGAATTCACCAGGTCTTGTGCTGGGCGCATGCGCGACGCAAGTTTTACGATGCGCGGACGGTGCAGCCGGAAGCCGCTCACCGGGCATTATTGTTTATCCAGCAGTTATACGCGATCGAACGGGAAGCCGGCGTGTTGAAGTCGGATCTGCCACAGCCGGCGGACTGCGAACACTGGTGGAAACGCCGCTGGCAGTTGCGACAGAAACAGGCGCTACCGATACTGGAAAAGTTCTGCGACTGGTTGACGGAAACCGCGCGCAGTCTGTTACCGAAAAGTCCGGTGGCAGCGGCGATTCAATATCTGTTAAGCCGCTGGTCCGGGTTTACGCGGTATTGTACCGAGGGCATCCTGTCGATTGACAACAACCTGGCCGAACGCACCTTGCGTCCCTGTGCCCTCGGCCGGAAGAATTATCTGTTCGTCGGCAGCGACCGGGGCGGCCAGGCGGCCGCCGTGCATTACAGCCTGATGGCCAGTTGCAAAGCAAACGAAGTGGAACCGTTTGCCTATCTGCGCGATGTGTTGACGCGGATCACCGATCACGCCGCCGATCGCCTGGAAGAACTGCTGCCAGACCAATGGCTGAAGCAACACCCGGAAGCCCACTACACCCGCCGACGCTGA
- the tnpB gene encoding IS66 family insertion sequence element accessory protein TnpB (TnpB, as the term is used for proteins encoded by IS66 family insertion elements, is considered an accessory protein, since TnpC, encoded by a neighboring gene, is a DDE family transposase.): MLNLPTRIYFCTVPTDMRKSFDGLLRMTEVYLQQNVLDGGLFVFLNKKQDRIKLLYWDHDGLAIWYKRLEAGTYQRLSSPEGTHGLQLSSIDLGLLLQGIDLTSVQRRKRYQISEKVSTS; this comes from the coding sequence ATGCTGAATCTGCCCACCCGCATTTATTTCTGCACGGTCCCCACCGATATGCGCAAAAGTTTTGACGGCCTCCTGCGAATGACCGAAGTCTACCTGCAGCAAAACGTACTCGACGGGGGACTATTTGTGTTTCTCAACAAAAAACAGGATCGGATCAAGCTGCTGTACTGGGACCACGATGGTCTGGCCATCTGGTATAAACGGCTGGAAGCGGGCACATATCAGCGTCTCTCCAGCCCGGAGGGCACACATGGCCTACAACTGTCCTCAATCGACCTGGGGCTCCTGCTGCAGGGCATCGACCTGACCAGCGTGCAGCGCAGAAAACGCTATCAGATTTCAGAAAAAGTATCGACTTCATAA
- the tnpA gene encoding IS66 family insertion sequence element accessory protein TnpA, translating to MPASQPTPRADQRRNPNREAFWRQTLSDRLQSGLSIRAFCQREGLSEPAYHYWRRELKKRDAETTAAASFLPVEVQLPATPIEIVFSQGTSVRVGNGCDQTTLETVLAALEQRAC from the coding sequence ATGCCCGCATCCCAGCCAACCCCGCGTGCCGACCAGCGACGGAACCCGAACCGTGAAGCGTTCTGGCGACAAACCCTTTCTGACCGACTGCAGTCCGGACTCTCGATCCGTGCCTTCTGTCAGCGTGAGGGACTCAGCGAACCAGCTTACCACTACTGGCGACGGGAACTGAAAAAGCGGGATGCCGAGACAACCGCTGCAGCTTCCTTTCTGCCCGTTGAAGTCCAACTCCCTGCCACGCCGATTGAAATCGTGTTCTCACAGGGCACCTCGGTTCGCGTCGGAAACGGCTGTGATCAAACCACGCTCGAAACCGTGCTCGCCGCGCTGGAGCAGCGCGCATGCTGA
- a CDS encoding LexA family protein has protein sequence MKRLTEKQKSILSFIRVYIAKMGYSPTVREIGNAFGMRSTNGVSDHLKALERKGRLKRIETMPRGIELVEVPLKLRFCGVVE, from the coding sequence ATGAAGAGACTGACCGAAAAACAAAAATCAATCCTGAGTTTCATTCGAGTTTACATTGCCAAGATGGGTTACTCCCCGACGGTGCGGGAGATCGGCAACGCGTTTGGAATGAGATCAACCAACGGCGTTTCTGATCATCTCAAGGCGTTGGAGCGCAAAGGACGGTTGAAGCGGATTGAAACCATGCCGCGTGGAATCGAGTTGGTTGAGGTGCCGCTGAAGCTGCGGTTTTGTGGTGTGGTGGAGTGA
- a CDS encoding DUF2335 domain-containing protein: MSNQTDPEEELTEGAVNPDLEGLVLNNSASTETSESIAGLSQNDIDTQSVSTADVYYTSTTKATSLLKVSPYPDPEDLRRYEEIHPGAADRIFKLAEQEQANRHDLKKLLYSAQCEEMKRVHESDAHARNSAVLVSIVLAGSAVLIAIWGNSWSSAVIGSIIGAGSIASVVKSFMNGRSSPSDDDDDEQEESADSE, from the coding sequence ATGAGTAATCAAACTGATCCTGAAGAAGAACTTACGGAAGGAGCAGTTAATCCTGATTTAGAAGGTTTGGTTCTCAATAACTCTGCATCCACAGAGACATCTGAATCTATTGCTGGTTTATCTCAAAACGATATTGATACACAAAGCGTGTCGACTGCCGATGTGTATTATACATCTACGACTAAAGCTACTAGTTTGTTAAAAGTATCGCCTTACCCAGACCCAGAGGACCTGAGAAGATATGAAGAAATTCATCCAGGTGCAGCAGATCGAATTTTTAAATTAGCTGAACAAGAGCAGGCTAATCGACATGACTTAAAAAAACTTCTCTACTCTGCACAATGCGAAGAGATGAAAAGGGTTCATGAAAGTGATGCTCATGCTAGAAATTCAGCAGTATTAGTGTCGATTGTGCTGGCAGGTAGCGCTGTCCTGATTGCCATTTGGGGTAACAGTTGGTCTAGTGCAGTGATAGGTAGTATTATTGGTGCAGGCTCAATCGCTTCTGTAGTTAAGTCATTCATGAATGGAAGGAGTTCGCCTTCTGATGATGACGATGATGAACAAGAAGAGAGTGCTGATTCAGAATAA
- a CDS encoding DNA-methyltransferase, with product MITGNGLTLGKYRQLESVKLSLGKPYYESNGIVIYNGDTLELSSNLPPNIFDALIVDPPYCSGAAGSAVGADPSAKYCHSGNTVGRPTFGGDFRDQRSFKYWCSLWIAQALRACKDAAYGLVFTDWRQLATMIDALQAGGFCYKGLISWDKGGGARAPHKGYFRHQCEFIPWGIKGKVPKLKDRGPFPGSYSIGVKQNDKHHMTGKPTPLMQGLGQCVPVGGLAFDPFCGSGTTLVASVLEGRGAIGFEASEEYCEIAARRVDAAQRGELMKFQRE from the coding sequence GTGATTACAGGGAATGGTTTAACACTTGGGAAGTATCGTCAACTTGAATCGGTTAAGTTGAGTCTGGGCAAGCCGTATTATGAATCGAACGGTATTGTCATCTATAACGGCGACACGCTGGAATTAAGCAGCAATCTACCACCAAATATCTTTGATGCCTTGATCGTTGATCCGCCGTACTGCTCGGGGGCTGCTGGCAGTGCCGTTGGTGCTGATCCATCGGCGAAGTATTGCCACAGCGGCAACACGGTGGGCCGTCCGACGTTCGGCGGTGACTTCCGGGATCAACGGTCGTTCAAGTATTGGTGCTCGCTGTGGATCGCCCAGGCACTCAGGGCGTGCAAAGATGCGGCATACGGTTTGGTCTTCACCGACTGGCGACAGCTGGCAACGATGATTGACGCACTGCAGGCGGGTGGCTTCTGCTACAAAGGGTTGATCAGTTGGGACAAAGGCGGCGGAGCGAGGGCACCTCACAAAGGGTACTTTCGCCATCAGTGCGAGTTCATCCCGTGGGGCATCAAAGGCAAGGTACCGAAACTGAAAGACCGGGGACCGTTCCCAGGCTCGTATTCAATCGGTGTGAAGCAGAACGACAAGCACCACATGACCGGCAAGCCAACGCCGTTGATGCAAGGCCTGGGGCAATGTGTGCCTGTTGGTGGACTGGCGTTTGATCCGTTCTGTGGATCGGGAACCACGCTGGTTGCATCGGTCTTAGAAGGACGTGGGGCTATTGGTTTTGAAGCGTCCGAAGAATACTGCGAGATCGCTGCCCGTCGGGTGGATGCTGCCCAGCGGGGCGAGTTGATGAAGTTTCAGCGGGAGTAA
- a CDS encoding glycosyltransferase family 4 protein, with product MISTKEKQQLCQSCPHRRNYYCQRHDDEVKRVIKNRETCEGWGNVPKPEAKPATAMGETIRLGFCMPNMAMGGVTRLLLTMMNAQVKHGFEWSGVAIGDAAVFDMETAKRVLQHCPIYCTVDDPKFEGLVTIVSNACQTIVDQSDVVNFWGYIESNAEIDSTDWDAKPMLVVSHGQCEWTRKNLAVSFSKGSKHIPVAVSEAAAESYLDLTQDDVRVIYNAVEFSRCAPARDRDEVRREWGIAPGVKAVGFIGRFAMDKNPMATAKAVAELGEGYHAVYVGEGWQSEQVIAEAKALCGDRLTVIPRVEDVGTVLAALDCVVTAATYEGGPLVAAEAWLAGCPVVSTPSGMIPELERDHGLLTYGVSNDPTNRWLKNAVLAALEGDERVERARKLAWNLFSPGRMVLAYEAAIRDALKPQPVEVQKRGFIENLKGWLKCWSTAG from the coding sequence ATGATCAGCACCAAAGAGAAACAACAACTCTGTCAGTCTTGCCCGCATCGTCGAAACTATTACTGCCAGAGACATGACGACGAAGTAAAACGCGTCATCAAAAATCGCGAGACGTGCGAGGGCTGGGGGAACGTTCCCAAGCCTGAGGCCAAACCGGCAACCGCAATGGGTGAAACAATCCGGTTGGGCTTTTGTATGCCCAACATGGCAATGGGTGGCGTGACTCGATTGCTGTTAACAATGATGAATGCCCAGGTGAAACACGGCTTTGAATGGTCGGGTGTTGCCATCGGTGACGCAGCGGTGTTCGACATGGAGACGGCAAAACGCGTCCTGCAGCATTGCCCCATTTATTGCACGGTTGACGATCCGAAGTTTGAAGGGCTGGTGACGATTGTTTCCAACGCCTGCCAAACCATCGTCGATCAATCCGACGTCGTCAATTTCTGGGGTTACATTGAAAGCAACGCCGAAATTGATTCCACCGACTGGGACGCCAAACCCATGCTGGTTGTTTCGCACGGTCAATGTGAGTGGACCCGCAAGAACCTTGCTGTAAGCTTCTCCAAGGGCTCAAAACATATTCCGGTGGCAGTGTCAGAGGCGGCGGCTGAAAGCTATCTGGACCTAACACAGGACGACGTGCGGGTGATTTATAACGCCGTTGAATTCTCCCGTTGTGCTCCCGCCCGAGACCGTGACGAGGTACGTCGGGAATGGGGCATTGCTCCGGGGGTTAAAGCCGTCGGATTTATCGGGCGGTTTGCGATGGACAAAAACCCGATGGCAACGGCAAAGGCGGTTGCGGAACTGGGTGAAGGATATCACGCCGTTTATGTCGGTGAAGGCTGGCAAAGCGAGCAAGTCATTGCTGAAGCAAAAGCGCTGTGCGGGGATCGGCTCACCGTTATTCCCCGCGTTGAGGATGTGGGAACGGTGCTGGCTGCCTTGGATTGCGTGGTGACGGCTGCCACGTATGAGGGTGGGCCGTTGGTGGCGGCGGAGGCCTGGCTTGCGGGCTGCCCAGTGGTGTCGACTCCATCGGGCATGATCCCAGAGTTGGAGCGGGATCACGGTCTGTTGACGTATGGTGTTTCCAATGACCCGACAAATCGTTGGTTGAAAAATGCTGTACTGGCTGCTTTGGAAGGTGACGAACGCGTTGAACGGGCTCGTAAGCTTGCCTGGAACCTGTTCTCGCCTGGGCGGATGGTTTTAGCCTATGAAGCGGCAATCAGGGATGCACTGAAGCCACAGCCGGTTGAAGTTCAAAAACGGGGATTCATTGAGAATTTGAAAGGGTGGCTGAAATGCTGGTCAACCGCAGGTTGA